In Panacibacter ginsenosidivorans, the following proteins share a genomic window:
- a CDS encoding four helix bundle protein, whose translation MPFKFEKLKIWQIALELAGEISDMVKAFPKDELFILTFQIKRASDSVVLNITEGSTLQSDKEFSRFLVMANRSAMEVIGCLYLAKQRKYIDQTVFTEKYTKYENLIIKIQSLINSLNK comes from the coding sequence ATGCCTTTTAAATTTGAAAAATTAAAAATCTGGCAAATTGCACTTGAACTTGCGGGAGAAATTTCTGATATGGTTAAAGCGTTCCCAAAAGATGAATTATTTATTCTTACTTTTCAAATAAAAAGAGCAAGTGATTCTGTCGTTCTAAATATTACAGAAGGCTCTACTTTGCAATCAGATAAAGAATTTTCAAGATTTCTTGTTATGGCAAACAGGTCTGCAATGGAAGTAATAGGTTGCTTATATCTTGCCAAACAAAGAAAGTACATTGACCAAACTGTTTTTACAGAAAAATATACCAAGTACGAAAATCTTATAATTAAAATTCAATCCCTCATTAATTCTTTAAATAAATGA
- a CDS encoding aminopeptidase P family protein, with product MKHLPLNPKIFIGNRKRFIKEMKPNSIAIFNSNDEVPSNGDALYRFQQNSDLYWLCGIEQEDTMVILFPDNPDPKYREVLVLVRPNELKEKWDGKRLRAKEATELTGIETIIWLDSLDVLLQPWIHLADNIYLNTNENDRKGNPLETRDYRYAKEMMQKYPLHKYERSAKIMRNLRAIKSAMEIEVVQTAIDITEKAFRRLLQFIKPGVFEHEIEAELVHEFLRNRAKGEAYGSIIASGDRARTLHYISNNSECKDGELILMDFGANYGGYTADLTRTVPVNGKFTKRQKEIYNACLHLHNYAKSLLKPGITILAYHDKVGDEATQTFLKAGLLNKTDVKNEDKNNRAYRKYLYHGISHHLGIDVHDLGTKTEPLKQGMLLTVEPGIYIEEEKMGVRIENNVWITKNGNQDLMKKIPITAEEIEQLMKKTTVNS from the coding sequence ATGAAACACTTGCCACTTAATCCGAAGATTTTTATCGGGAACCGCAAAAGGTTCATCAAAGAAATGAAACCCAACAGCATTGCTATTTTCAACAGCAATGATGAAGTGCCTTCTAACGGAGATGCATTATACCGTTTTCAGCAAAACAGTGACCTGTATTGGCTTTGCGGCATTGAACAGGAAGACACAATGGTTATTTTATTTCCTGATAATCCGGACCCGAAATACAGAGAAGTGTTGGTGCTTGTGCGTCCCAATGAACTCAAAGAAAAATGGGATGGCAAAAGATTAAGAGCAAAAGAAGCAACTGAGTTGACAGGCATTGAAACAATCATATGGCTGGATAGTTTGGACGTTCTGTTACAACCATGGATACATCTTGCAGATAATATTTACCTCAACACCAATGAGAATGACCGCAAAGGCAATCCGCTTGAAACAAGAGATTACCGTTATGCAAAAGAAATGATGCAGAAATATCCTTTGCATAAATATGAGCGGTCTGCCAAGATCATGCGCAACCTGCGTGCAATAAAATCTGCAATGGAAATTGAAGTAGTGCAAACTGCCATTGACATAACGGAAAAAGCATTTCGCAGATTATTGCAATTTATAAAACCCGGAGTATTTGAGCATGAAATAGAGGCAGAACTTGTGCATGAATTTCTTCGCAACCGTGCAAAAGGAGAGGCTTATGGCAGCATTATAGCAAGCGGCGACAGAGCAAGAACATTGCATTATATTTCTAATAATTCAGAATGTAAAGACGGCGAATTGATTCTTATGGATTTTGGCGCAAACTATGGCGGGTATACTGCGGATCTTACCAGGACGGTGCCTGTAAATGGCAAATTCACCAAACGGCAAAAAGAAATTTACAATGCGTGTTTACATTTGCACAACTATGCAAAAAGTTTATTGAAACCTGGTATTACAATTCTCGCGTATCACGATAAAGTTGGTGACGAAGCAACACAAACATTCTTAAAGGCTGGCTTGCTTAATAAAACTGATGTAAAGAATGAAGACAAGAATAACAGGGCTTATAGAAAATATTTGTATCATGGTATATCTCACCATCTTGGTATAGACGTGCATGATCTTGGCACAAAAACAGAGCCTTTAAAACAAGGCATGTTACTTACAGTAGAGCCGGGTATTTATATTGAAGAAGAAAAAATGGGTGTGCGTATTGAAAATAATGTTTGGATAACAAAGAACGGCAACCAGGATCTTATGAAAAAGATTCCAATAACAGCAGAAGAGATAGAACAACTAATGAAGAAGACGACAGTCAACAGCTAA
- a CDS encoding acyl-CoA thioesterase: MDGKKAVESFTVMNELVLPNDTNTFGNLMGGRLMYWMDIAAGIAAGKHCNAPSMTASVDNLSFKNPIKLGNVVHIEAKLSRAFNTSMEVHLRVWGEDNLHQYKYESNEAYFTFVALDPNGNPRKVPQLIPETEEEKKLFDGALRRRQLRLILAGKMKPDDASELKALFFAK, from the coding sequence ATGGATGGCAAAAAAGCTGTTGAAAGTTTTACGGTAATGAATGAACTGGTACTGCCCAACGATACGAACACGTTTGGCAACCTGATGGGCGGACGGCTGATGTATTGGATGGATATTGCCGCCGGTATTGCTGCGGGCAAGCATTGTAATGCACCGAGCATGACTGCCAGCGTTGATAACCTGAGTTTCAAAAACCCAATCAAACTGGGTAACGTGGTACACATAGAAGCGAAGCTTAGCCGTGCGTTCAACACGTCGATGGAAGTACATTTGCGCGTTTGGGGCGAAGACAATTTGCATCAATACAAGTACGAAAGCAACGAAGCGTATTTTACATTCGTGGCACTTGACCCCAATGGCAACCCACGTAAAGTGCCGCAGCTGATACCTGAAACGGAGGAAGAAAAGAAGTTATTCGATGGGGCATTGCGCCGTCGGCAGTTGCGCTTGATTCTTGCCGGAAAAATGAAACCGGATGATGCAAGTGAATTGAAAGCGTTGTTCTTTGCAAAATGA
- a CDS encoding alpha-amylase family glycosyl hydrolase, whose amino-acid sequence MYKHGRFIYLLALAVVIFSCKTNIQKQEDVAIVTKDTAMIDGHPSWIMQGNVYEVNVRQYTPQGTFKAFEPNLQRLKDMGVQTLWFMPINPISKVDRKGALGSYYAVSNYDAINPEFGTMDDWKALVKKCHDMGFKVIIDWVPNHTGGDHYWLEQHPDFFVKDSTTGKALSPFDWSDTRQLDYKNPVLQDSMINAMKYWITNSDIDGFRCDVAWNVPDDFWKKCIPQLRAMKNIFMLAESNKAAEQLDGFDATYPWDEFNMMKLIAKGERPAFALDSVVNHVDSAFPKNGLLLYFTSNHDENSWNKADYKTMPGASHAPFAVLTQTMKRSVPLIYSGQEEPFLDSISFFYKDTITLGKYGRADFYKTLLELRNSNAALAGNASFTKIKTNNDASVYAYLRQKGTKKVLVILNLSNKAVDCVLNNSMIEGKAINVFSKQAEDLKRGQIFKLRPWDYFVYSY is encoded by the coding sequence ATGTATAAACATGGTCGTTTTATTTATTTGCTGGCGCTTGCCGTTGTCATATTTTCCTGCAAGACCAATATACAAAAACAAGAAGACGTTGCAATTGTAACAAAAGACACTGCAATGATCGATGGGCACCCATCATGGATCATGCAGGGAAATGTGTATGAGGTAAATGTTCGTCAATACACACCGCAAGGAACATTCAAAGCATTTGAACCAAACCTGCAACGCTTGAAAGATATGGGCGTTCAAACATTGTGGTTCATGCCGATCAATCCTATCAGTAAGGTTGACAGGAAAGGTGCATTAGGGAGTTATTATGCGGTTTCAAATTATGATGCTATCAATCCTGAATTTGGAACAATGGATGATTGGAAAGCGCTTGTAAAGAAATGTCATGACATGGGTTTTAAAGTGATCATTGACTGGGTACCAAATCATACGGGAGGAGATCATTACTGGCTGGAACAACATCCTGATTTTTTTGTGAAGGATAGCACTACAGGAAAAGCATTATCACCATTTGACTGGAGTGATACGAGACAACTCGATTATAAAAATCCTGTGCTCCAAGATTCTATGATCAATGCCATGAAATACTGGATTACCAATTCTGATATTGATGGTTTTCGTTGCGATGTTGCATGGAATGTACCTGATGATTTCTGGAAAAAATGTATTCCGCAGTTAAGAGCAATGAAAAATATTTTCATGCTTGCAGAAAGTAATAAAGCTGCTGAGCAGCTAGATGGTTTTGATGCAACATACCCATGGGATGAATTTAATATGATGAAACTGATTGCAAAAGGAGAAAGACCTGCGTTTGCACTGGATAGCGTTGTAAACCACGTGGATTCTGCATTTCCGAAGAATGGCTTATTGCTTTACTTTACCAGTAACCATGATGAAAACAGCTGGAATAAAGCTGATTATAAAACCATGCCCGGAGCATCTCATGCACCATTTGCAGTATTAACACAAACGATGAAAAGATCTGTTCCATTAATATACAGCGGGCAGGAAGAACCATTCCTGGACAGCATTAGTTTCTTTTATAAAGACACGATTACACTTGGCAAATATGGAAGAGCCGATTTTTATAAAACTTTATTGGAGTTAAGAAACAGTAATGCGGCACTAGCAGGTAATGCATCGTTTACGAAAATAAAAACTAATAATGATGCATCAGTATATGCATACCTGAGACAAAAGGGAACAAAAAAAGTATTGGTAATTTTGAACCTCAGTAATAAAGCTGTTGATTGTGTTCTTAATAATAGTATGATCGAAGGAAAAGCTATAAATGTATTTTCTAAACAGGCTGAGGATCTGAAGCGTGGGCAAATATTTAAGTTGAGACCTTGGGATTACTTTGTTTATAGTTATTAA
- a CDS encoding RrF2 family transcriptional regulator, protein MISKKTKYAINALVYLAKEGKGTEPIQISKISESENIPRKFLEAILLDLKNAGMLSSRKGKTGGYYLHKTPEEINIADVMRLFDGPIALLPCVTHMYYERCEECKDEATCGIRSVFFDVRNETVNMLKQATLAEIMSRTKKLEKTKIKK, encoded by the coding sequence ATGATCTCAAAGAAAACGAAATACGCCATTAACGCACTTGTATATCTTGCAAAAGAAGGAAAAGGTACAGAGCCGATACAGATAAGTAAGATATCTGAGAGTGAAAACATACCACGCAAATTTCTGGAAGCCATTTTATTAGATCTTAAAAATGCGGGAATGCTTAGCAGCCGCAAAGGAAAAACAGGTGGTTATTATTTGCACAAAACACCGGAAGAAATAAATATTGCTGATGTAATGCGCTTGTTTGACGGACCCATAGCATTGCTGCCATGCGTTACACATATGTATTATGAAAGATGTGAGGAATGTAAAGATGAAGCCACTTGCGGCATACGCTCTGTGTTTTTTGATGTAAGAAATGAAACAGTAAATATGTTAAAGCAGGCAACACTTGCAGAAATTATGTCCAGAACCAAAAAACTGGAAAAGACAAAAATTAAAAAATAA
- a CDS encoding alginate export family protein — protein sequence MNLKLTPKLILGTTLILIAHILSAQTADTLKTAFTTADSLKIAAKNDSLKAANKPNSLTISVDMRTRTEIRHGYRVIPTQDTTAAFFTNQRTRLNFDFKTKRFDLYASLQDTRVWGQQDPREGQGAVTTTEATTYPLYMFEIYAEPHFSDKFSVRIGRQRLIYDNQRLYAENDWRLPGNSHDAIRFIYNNKINFTNELTVAYNQYGENNFTSNYKPVGFSNYKALVVDYLNWKLSKTWNFLTINTADGYQSSVASDYKTTYMRFTTGGRLEYSSYKWYLTMSGYYQFGKDSSGKKLSAYYLQPEIKYSGIKNLSIRLGVEYVSGQDTLNSKDNNFVPLYGVAHRFMGNMDFFTTFPSDLNNGGLINPYLFFQYQNKKLTLRMENHLFYSQSNAAFKGKGDLDHYLGFENDWRINYKVMPMFEIESGFCWAVVTKSMTVIKKSGDTKAFPYWYYLSLKFTPTIGKFTF from the coding sequence ATGAATCTGAAACTAACACCAAAACTCATCCTGGGAACAACTCTGATCTTAATAGCGCATATTTTATCTGCGCAAACAGCAGACACATTGAAAACAGCCTTTACCACTGCGGATTCTTTGAAGATCGCAGCAAAAAATGATTCACTTAAAGCAGCAAATAAACCTAATTCGTTAACTATTTCTGTAGACATGCGCACACGAACAGAAATAAGACATGGTTATCGCGTAATTCCTACGCAAGACACCACTGCTGCTTTCTTTACCAATCAACGTACAAGGTTAAATTTCGATTTTAAAACAAAGAGATTTGATCTTTATGCATCGCTGCAAGACACAAGAGTTTGGGGTCAGCAAGACCCGCGTGAAGGACAAGGCGCTGTTACAACAACAGAAGCAACAACCTATCCTTTGTACATGTTTGAAATATATGCAGAGCCACATTTTTCAGATAAATTCTCTGTAAGAATTGGTCGTCAAAGGCTCATCTATGACAATCAAAGATTATATGCAGAAAATGACTGGCGCTTACCTGGAAACTCTCACGATGCGATAAGATTTATCTACAACAACAAGATCAATTTTACGAACGAGCTTACTGTTGCATATAACCAATATGGCGAAAACAATTTTACTTCAAACTATAAGCCTGTAGGCTTTTCAAACTATAAAGCACTTGTAGTAGATTATCTTAATTGGAAGCTGAGTAAAACCTGGAATTTTCTTACCATCAATACTGCAGATGGTTACCAAAGTTCAGTTGCCTCTGACTATAAAACAACTTACATGCGTTTCACTACCGGTGGACGTTTGGAATACTCATCTTACAAATGGTACCTTACTATGAGTGGCTACTACCAATTTGGTAAAGACTCTTCGGGTAAAAAATTATCAGCATATTACTTACAACCAGAAATAAAATATTCCGGTATAAAAAACTTGTCTATCCGTTTAGGTGTGGAATATGTGAGCGGTCAGGATACGCTTAATTCAAAAGACAACAACTTTGTTCCTTTGTATGGCGTTGCTCACCGTTTCATGGGTAATATGGATTTCTTCACAACGTTCCCTTCAGATCTTAACAACGGCGGTTTAATAAATCCTTACTTGTTCTTCCAGTATCAGAACAAGAAACTTACGCTTCGCATGGAAAACCATCTCTTTTATTCCCAATCAAATGCAGCATTCAAAGGTAAAGGAGATCTTGATCATTACCTTGGTTTTGAAAACGACTGGCGCATAAACTATAAGGTTATGCCAATGTTCGAAATTGAATCAGGTTTCTGTTGGGCTGTAGTTACAAAATCTATGACGGTAATTAAAAAAAGCGGAGATACAAAAGCATTTCCATATTGGTATTATCTCAGTCTGAAGTTCACACCAACAATAGGAAAATTCACTTTCTAA
- a CDS encoding PstS family phosphate ABC transporter substrate-binding protein, with translation MKQRIFILLTAIALGVTTFSGKPGGSPNPDPSVTTVSISFSGAFALYPLVQTWAAEYNKTHPDIRFDIQAGGAGKGLTDCLAGAVDVGMFSRELTDAEKAKGVWTLALCRDAVLPTYNAKNANAKSIQIRGVKRAEFNSIFADHTITTWEQLLGTTSKSPHKINVYTRADAAGAADSWAAFFGKKQENLKGLGVSGDPGVADAVRKDLNAIGYNNTLFVYDPKTGKKLPGIDVVPIDVNGNGTIDPDENFYDNLRIFLKAVNDGKYPSPPARNLYFITKGKTNNKDILDFFKWVLTDGQQFVSVAGYVALPKGTVQDQIKKLGK, from the coding sequence ATGAAACAGAGAATATTTATTTTATTAACAGCTATAGCACTTGGTGTTACAACATTTTCAGGAAAGCCTGGTGGTTCACCTAATCCTGATCCGTCAGTAACAACAGTTTCTATTTCATTCTCAGGTGCTTTTGCTTTGTATCCATTAGTACAAACATGGGCAGCAGAATATAACAAAACACATCCCGATATCCGCTTCGATATTCAAGCAGGCGGTGCTGGTAAAGGTTTAACAGATTGCCTTGCTGGTGCAGTAGATGTAGGGATGTTCTCAAGAGAATTAACTGATGCAGAAAAAGCAAAAGGTGTATGGACATTGGCACTTTGCCGCGATGCAGTTCTTCCTACGTATAATGCAAAAAATGCTAATGCAAAGAGCATCCAGATCCGTGGTGTAAAGAGAGCAGAGTTCAATTCAATTTTTGCAGATCATACAATCACTACGTGGGAGCAATTATTAGGAACTACTTCTAAAAGCCCACACAAAATAAATGTGTACACAAGAGCAGATGCTGCTGGTGCTGCTGATTCATGGGCAGCATTCTTTGGAAAGAAACAGGAAAATTTAAAAGGTCTTGGTGTATCAGGAGATCCTGGTGTTGCAGATGCAGTACGCAAAGACCTTAATGCTATTGGTTATAACAATACATTATTTGTTTACGATCCAAAAACAGGAAAAAAATTACCTGGCATTGATGTAGTTCCAATTGATGTAAATGGTAATGGTACTATTGATCCGGATGAAAATTTCTATGACAACCTGCGCATCTTTTTAAAAGCAGTGAATGATGGAAAATATCCTTCACCTCCTGCAAGAAATTTGTATTTCATTACCAAAGGCAAAACAAACAATAAAGACATTCTTGATTTCTTTAAATGGGTATTAACAGATGGGCAGCAGTTTGTAAGCGTTGCGGGATATGTTGCTTTACCAAAAGGAACAGTACAGGATCAGATCAAAAAATTAGGCAAATAG
- a CDS encoding PstS family phosphate ABC transporter substrate-binding protein: MKIRSLLIQLFTSAILLGSCSNGGSETTSNNENISISFSGAFALYPLAQKWASEYNKTHPNVRLNIQAGGAGKGLTDCLSGTVDVGMFSRGITDAEKAKGVWWISLCKDAVLPTLNASNPYIDSIKARGIKKEEFKSIFIDQRPRTWDSLLNIKNGSKQKIAVYTRADAAGAADSWASFFGKKQENLKGIGASGDPGVADAVKKDKGGIGYNNTLFVYDNVSGKKNPGIEVVPIDVNGNGKIDADENVYADLNTFLDAVNTGKFPAPPARDLYFITKGKTSNKAILEFFKWVLTDGQTMVREAGYVPLPADVINEQLKKLEQ; the protein is encoded by the coding sequence ATGAAAATCAGGTCCCTTTTAATCCAGCTCTTTACATCAGCAATTTTGTTAGGCTCGTGTTCAAACGGCGGTAGTGAAACCACTAGCAATAATGAGAACATTTCTATTTCTTTTTCCGGTGCTTTTGCGTTGTATCCGTTAGCTCAAAAATGGGCATCCGAATATAATAAAACACATCCTAATGTTCGCCTGAACATACAGGCTGGCGGGGCAGGAAAAGGTTTGACGGATTGTTTATCAGGCACGGTAGATGTTGGCATGTTCTCAAGAGGAATTACTGATGCGGAAAAAGCAAAAGGTGTATGGTGGATATCTCTTTGTAAGGATGCCGTTTTACCAACATTAAATGCATCAAACCCTTACATAGACAGCATTAAAGCCAGAGGCATAAAGAAAGAAGAATTCAAATCCATCTTTATCGATCAGCGTCCAAGAACATGGGACAGTTTATTGAATATTAAGAATGGAAGCAAACAAAAGATCGCAGTTTATACAAGAGCAGATGCAGCAGGCGCAGCAGATTCATGGGCATCATTCTTTGGCAAGAAACAGGAGAATTTAAAAGGCATTGGTGCATCAGGCGATCCAGGTGTTGCAGACGCTGTCAAGAAAGATAAAGGTGGTATTGGTTACAATAACACGCTCTTTGTTTATGATAATGTTTCCGGCAAAAAAAATCCGGGAATTGAAGTAGTGCCGATCGATGTAAATGGTAATGGCAAAATAGATGCAGATGAAAATGTGTATGCCGATTTAAATACATTTCTTGATGCAGTAAACACAGGAAAATTTCCTGCGCCGCCAGCAAGAGATCTTTATTTTATTACAAAAGGAAAAACATCCAATAAAGCAATTCTTGAATTCTTCAAATGGGTGTTAACTGACGGGCAGACGATGGTGAGAGAAGCTGGTTATGTGCCTTTGCCTGCAGACGTAATCAATGAACAATTAAAAAAATTAGAACAGTAA